Proteins found in one Cystobacter ferrugineus genomic segment:
- a CDS encoding HIT family protein, giving the protein MSDVDVNDPCRGCALVSGSLRPVGGVLARSAGLVLHGLAGPSPLPGWVVLTSVRHARALYDLDEEAARELGPFAARVMRAQREVLGAEHAYAFAIGDVLRHFHLHLVPRYRDTPARLWGRGAFDAAPGDFRPDAELEAAARALAAAL; this is encoded by the coding sequence ATGAGCGACGTGGATGTGAATGACCCCTGCCGGGGGTGTGCCCTCGTGAGTGGAAGCCTCCGCCCCGTGGGTGGCGTGCTCGCCCGCTCGGCCGGTCTGGTGCTGCATGGCCTGGCGGGGCCGAGCCCCCTGCCCGGCTGGGTGGTGCTCACCAGCGTGCGCCATGCCCGCGCGCTGTATGATCTGGACGAGGAGGCGGCCCGGGAGCTGGGCCCCTTCGCCGCGCGGGTGATGCGCGCGCAGCGCGAGGTGCTCGGCGCCGAGCACGCCTATGCGTTCGCCATCGGGGACGTGCTGCGCCACTTCCACCTGCACCTGGTGCCGCGCTACCGGGACACGCCGGCCCGGCTGTGGGGGCGGGGAGCCTTCGATGCCGCCCCCGGGGACTTCCGCCCGGACGCGGAGTTGGAGGCGGCGGCACGGGCCCTCGCCGCCGCCCTGTGA
- a CDS encoding TonB-dependent receptor domain-containing protein, with protein sequence MRVFRLGLLLSLLFGPICAWAGNTADEADVAFELGNEAYARREYVHALRSYFASYRLVPNRNVLFNIARCYEALGRYNEAYRYYHDLAQEDLPEADATKVNHSLTRLRPKVALVRITTEPPGAEVLVDREDLGSRGLSPQTLALPPGAHTVVVHKEGYRRAEATIQLARGQAVVQAFTLELITGTVRLTGTPGGAEVRASPEGPVLGQVPGDLRFTPGPHVLHVSAPGHVPAQLLVDVPADDEVPLSVALAPREEPMGRLIITANRDNASVRVDGRPTGFTPTVLTLPHGEHTLEVESPNLSPLRQSVYVVANQETRVHAELRYLPPSVRAASKRLVSVDEAPASTTVITQEELRAFGYTTLAEALTAVRGIFISDDRSYTYLGVRGFAPPGDFNTRILILWDGHPLNDVVTGQGYVARDLAVDLEEVERIEVVRGPGSALYGTGAFFAVINVVPRDTLGGDRHVEVIAGAGALGTTRLRATTAWDLGSGSVLLSGAWVGMRGAEVTRLGEDLPAVEGLDGERAATASLRARLGGLSIHAQLHGRTKESPVGPFGTELGVPGTRIQDVRGFAEVRYDKQLGERMSLSLRGAYDASRYWGSWMYSQPTLVGQRRDTDAARADWLSAETRLRLSFCDTHHITLGLEGQGQLRVEQEVDPLGSNLVLSEPRGIFSAYLLDEWRLHPRLSLSAGLRLDRYFNNLKTLPFTPRLALIGRPYARGLTKLVVGSAFRAPTPFELDYQDNGRTQIAASTLEPETIATLELEHAHNLTDELRLTVAGYANKIRHLVALSEQQGPPQCTGGPLGTMPCLVFVNRPGETRALGAEAGLRWQPGRFVLVDLNYSFVTLVNAAEEEANATPAHLASGRLLLPLADGNLRLSTQATYQSARGRPGEDGTEYGKALLLDVGLSGELPYLRYFAGVRNLLDTQYALALGDERAAGPVPQYGRTFTLQLSGSF encoded by the coding sequence ATGCGCGTGTTCCGACTCGGCCTCCTGCTGTCGCTGCTGTTCGGGCCGATCTGCGCGTGGGCCGGCAACACCGCGGACGAGGCGGACGTGGCGTTCGAGCTGGGCAACGAGGCCTACGCCCGGCGCGAGTACGTCCACGCGCTGCGCTCCTACTTCGCCAGCTACCGACTGGTGCCCAACCGCAACGTCCTCTTCAACATCGCCCGGTGCTACGAGGCCCTGGGCCGCTACAACGAGGCCTACCGCTACTACCACGACCTGGCCCAGGAGGATCTGCCGGAGGCGGACGCCACCAAGGTGAACCACTCGCTCACGCGGCTGCGCCCGAAGGTGGCCCTGGTGCGCATCACCACCGAGCCACCCGGCGCCGAGGTGCTCGTGGACCGGGAGGATCTGGGCAGCCGGGGCCTGTCGCCGCAGACGCTCGCGCTGCCCCCCGGCGCCCACACGGTGGTGGTGCACAAGGAGGGCTACCGCCGCGCCGAGGCGACCATCCAGCTCGCGCGGGGCCAGGCGGTGGTCCAGGCCTTCACGCTGGAGCTCATCACCGGCACGGTGCGGCTCACGGGCACCCCCGGAGGCGCCGAGGTGCGCGCGTCGCCCGAGGGCCCCGTGCTCGGACAGGTGCCCGGGGACTTGCGCTTCACTCCGGGTCCGCACGTGCTCCACGTGAGCGCGCCCGGCCATGTCCCGGCCCAGTTGCTCGTGGACGTGCCGGCCGATGACGAGGTGCCCCTGAGTGTGGCGCTCGCCCCGCGCGAGGAGCCCATGGGACGCCTCATCATCACCGCCAACCGCGACAACGCCTCGGTGCGCGTGGATGGCCGCCCCACGGGCTTCACCCCCACCGTGCTCACCCTCCCCCACGGCGAGCACACCCTGGAGGTGGAGAGCCCCAACCTCAGCCCCCTGCGCCAGAGCGTCTATGTGGTGGCCAACCAGGAGACGCGCGTCCACGCCGAGTTGCGCTACCTGCCGCCCTCCGTGCGCGCCGCGTCCAAGCGCCTGGTGTCCGTGGACGAGGCACCCGCCTCCACCACCGTCATCACCCAGGAGGAGCTGCGCGCCTTTGGCTACACCACGCTCGCCGAGGCGCTCACGGCCGTGCGCGGCATCTTCATCTCCGATGACCGGAGCTACACCTACCTGGGGGTGCGGGGCTTCGCTCCCCCGGGCGACTTCAACACCCGCATCCTCATCCTCTGGGATGGCCACCCGCTCAACGACGTGGTGACGGGCCAGGGCTACGTGGCGAGGGACCTGGCGGTGGACCTGGAAGAGGTGGAGCGCATCGAGGTGGTGCGCGGCCCGGGCAGCGCCCTGTACGGCACGGGCGCCTTCTTCGCCGTCATCAACGTGGTGCCGCGCGACACGCTGGGTGGGGATCGGCACGTGGAGGTCATCGCCGGGGCGGGGGCGCTGGGCACCACGCGGCTGCGCGCCACCACGGCGTGGGACCTCGGATCCGGCTCGGTGCTGCTGTCGGGCGCCTGGGTGGGGATGCGGGGCGCGGAGGTGACGCGGCTGGGCGAGGATCTGCCGGCGGTGGAAGGCCTGGATGGGGAGCGCGCCGCCACCGCCTCGCTGCGGGCGCGCCTGGGCGGCCTCAGCATCCACGCCCAGCTACACGGGCGCACCAAGGAGAGCCCCGTGGGACCCTTCGGCACGGAACTCGGGGTCCCGGGCACCAGGATCCAGGACGTCCGCGGCTTCGCCGAGGTGCGCTACGACAAACAGCTCGGCGAGAGGATGAGCCTGTCGCTGCGCGGTGCCTACGACGCCAGCCGCTACTGGGGCTCCTGGATGTACTCGCAGCCCACGCTGGTCGGGCAGCGGCGCGACACCGACGCCGCGCGCGCCGACTGGCTGTCGGCCGAGACCCGGCTGCGCCTGAGCTTCTGCGACACCCACCACATCACCCTGGGCCTGGAGGGACAGGGTCAACTGCGCGTGGAGCAGGAAGTCGACCCCCTGGGCTCGAACCTCGTGCTGAGCGAGCCGCGCGGCATCTTCTCCGCCTATCTGCTGGACGAGTGGCGGTTGCACCCCCGGCTGAGCCTCAGCGCGGGCCTGCGCCTGGACCGCTACTTCAACAACCTCAAGACGCTGCCCTTCACGCCACGCCTGGCCCTCATTGGCCGCCCCTACGCGCGGGGCCTCACCAAGCTGGTGGTGGGCAGTGCCTTCCGGGCGCCCACCCCCTTCGAGCTCGACTACCAGGACAACGGCAGGACCCAGATCGCCGCGAGCACACTCGAGCCCGAGACCATCGCCACCCTGGAGCTCGAGCACGCGCACAACCTCACGGACGAGCTGCGCCTCACGGTGGCGGGCTACGCCAACAAGATCCGCCACCTCGTGGCGCTCAGCGAGCAGCAGGGGCCGCCCCAGTGCACGGGAGGCCCCCTCGGCACCATGCCGTGCCTCGTCTTCGTCAACCGCCCGGGGGAGACACGTGCCCTGGGTGCCGAGGCGGGCCTGCGCTGGCAGCCGGGACGCTTCGTGCTCGTGGACCTGAACTACTCCTTCGTCACCCTGGTCAATGCCGCCGAGGAGGAGGCCAACGCGACCCCGGCGCACCTGGCGTCGGGACGGCTGCTGTTGCCCCTGGCCGATGGCAACCTGCGCCTGTCCACCCAGGCCACCTACCAGAGCGCCCGCGGACGGCCGGGGGAAGACGGCACCGAGTATGGCAAGGCGCTGTTGCTCGACGTGGGCCTGTCCGGGGAACTGCCCTACCTGCGCTACTTCGCCGGGGTGCGCAACCTGCTGGATACCCAATACGCCCTGGCGCTCGGGGACGAGCGCGCCGCGGGGCCCGTGCCCCAATACGGGCGCACCTTCACGCTCCAGCTCTCCGGCTCCTTCTGA
- a CDS encoding response regulator yields the protein MTVPLTHRQRVLVVDDFDDAREMYAEYLEFVGFQVDVARNGVEAVEKAQGTPPDIILMDLSLPVMDGWEATRRLKQDQRTRNIPVMALSGHVLAGNAEQARQAGADEFVAKPCLPQDLEDRIRRMLKPSKSKNQP from the coding sequence ATGACTGTACCCCTCACGCACCGCCAGCGGGTGCTCGTGGTCGATGACTTCGATGACGCCCGAGAGATGTACGCGGAGTACCTGGAATTCGTTGGGTTCCAGGTGGATGTCGCTCGGAATGGAGTGGAGGCGGTGGAGAAGGCCCAGGGCACTCCCCCCGACATCATCCTCATGGACCTGTCCCTGCCGGTGATGGATGGCTGGGAGGCCACGCGCCGGCTCAAGCAGGATCAACGCACCCGCAACATCCCCGTCATGGCGCTCAGCGGCCACGTGCTGGCCGGCAACGCCGAGCAGGCGCGCCAGGCGGGCGCGGACGAGTTCGTCGCCAAGCCGTGCCTGCCGCAGGACCTGGAGGACCGCATCCGACGGATGCTCAAGCCGAGCAAGTCCAAGAACCAGCCCTGA
- a CDS encoding carboxypeptidase-like regulatory domain-containing protein: MKKHWAVVLPLLVLACGPKDENGDGIADGIRDPDSVSVVAPANPKGTVSGQVLDTAMQPLAGVSVRLTIGSDTAEGKYVVQTDALGNFMFKGVPAGSTVLVTISKEGYATLRASATVPANAGNIPINDANASLGLVMLAKTQSKVSFTLLTDKGQPAVGAQAFLEAYPAGLISAAGTTVQATSTVTAVPAVADAMGVVTFNNMPSPSELTRIGTLPQSSTTTAYYRLWVDPVDVNGDGVIDSGGYASPIDASVLLKSGSQIVTLNPAKNSGGSTAFTLLATNVPSLQLTPTSPPEAKKPMRNLLRPGDPIYLGFSQPVVRDSLIAILTGEQGQAAIELTVTPNETGDAYTLTPAMTNVLEGQEYNLILRATSAYSGAVQTWKGYFVSGDVKTPRPLQLENVTFKDGTTGTPNVLDAGECVILTFNQAVTSTAFQLDALLLNGTDTKPYKALPASYPSAVSACFGSEAVKIPIDTSFQATPRFYFTYGLASDTTLPPINPNSTTARIRVDFSKFQQADFSQYYETAWGAPVPSTTVLERTITPPVR; encoded by the coding sequence ATGAAGAAGCATTGGGCAGTCGTGTTGCCGCTCCTCGTGTTGGCGTGCGGACCCAAGGACGAGAATGGCGACGGCATCGCCGATGGCATCCGTGATCCGGACTCCGTGTCGGTGGTGGCTCCGGCCAACCCGAAGGGCACCGTCTCCGGGCAGGTGCTCGATACCGCGATGCAGCCGCTCGCGGGCGTCTCGGTCCGGCTGACCATCGGCAGCGACACCGCGGAGGGCAAGTACGTCGTCCAGACCGACGCCCTGGGCAACTTCATGTTCAAGGGCGTGCCGGCCGGTTCCACCGTCCTGGTGACCATCAGCAAGGAGGGCTACGCCACCCTGCGCGCCAGCGCCACCGTGCCCGCCAACGCGGGCAACATCCCCATCAACGACGCCAACGCGAGCCTCGGCCTCGTCATGCTCGCCAAGACCCAGAGCAAGGTGAGCTTCACGCTGCTCACCGACAAGGGCCAGCCCGCGGTGGGCGCCCAGGCGTTCCTCGAGGCCTATCCCGCCGGATTGATCTCCGCCGCGGGCACCACGGTCCAGGCCACCAGCACGGTCACCGCCGTTCCCGCCGTGGCGGACGCCATGGGCGTCGTCACCTTCAACAACATGCCCTCGCCTTCGGAGCTCACCCGCATCGGGACCCTGCCTCAGAGCAGCACCACCACGGCGTACTACCGCCTCTGGGTGGACCCGGTCGACGTGAACGGCGATGGCGTCATCGACTCGGGTGGCTATGCCTCCCCCATCGACGCCTCGGTGCTGCTCAAGTCGGGCTCGCAGATCGTCACCCTGAACCCGGCGAAGAACAGCGGCGGCTCCACCGCCTTCACCCTGCTGGCCACCAACGTGCCCAGCCTCCAGCTCACGCCCACGTCGCCCCCAGAGGCGAAGAAGCCCATGCGCAACCTGCTGCGGCCCGGCGACCCCATCTACCTGGGCTTCAGCCAGCCCGTGGTGCGTGACTCGCTCATCGCCATCCTCACCGGTGAGCAGGGGCAGGCCGCCATCGAGCTCACCGTGACGCCCAATGAGACGGGCGACGCCTACACGCTCACCCCCGCGATGACCAATGTCCTCGAGGGCCAGGAGTACAACCTCATCCTGCGCGCCACCTCGGCCTACTCCGGTGCCGTGCAGACGTGGAAGGGCTACTTCGTCAGTGGCGACGTGAAGACCCCGCGCCCGCTGCAGCTCGAAAACGTCACCTTCAAGGACGGCACCACCGGCACGCCGAACGTCCTGGACGCGGGGGAGTGCGTCATCCTCACCTTCAACCAGGCGGTGACCTCCACCGCCTTCCAGCTCGATGCCCTCCTGTTGAACGGGACGGACACCAAGCCCTACAAGGCCCTGCCGGCGTCCTACCCCAGCGCCGTGAGCGCCTGCTTCGGCAGTGAGGCCGTGAAGATTCCCATCGACACGAGCTTCCAGGCCACCCCGCGCTTCTACTTCACGTATGGCTTGGCGTCCGACACCACCCTGCCTCCCATCAACCCCAACAGCACCACGGCGCGCATCCGGGTGGACTTCAGCAAGTTCCAGCAGGCGGACTTCTCCCAGTACTACGAGACGGCGTGGGGCGCCCCCGTGCCCTCCACGACCGTGCTGGAGAGGACGATCACGCCGCCCGTGCGTTAG
- a CDS encoding serine/threonine protein kinase, protein MDSSLSNLSAPAPRVLGRYELVQLLGQGGMGEVYLAKISGAAGFEKPCIVKTVLPALLKDRQFLDRFHHEAKVLVHLAHSSIAQVYDMGEAEGTYYMALEYVAGVDLAYLQEQARAQGKSIPVPVALYLGQRIAEGLGYAHRKMGPDGAPLGIVHRDVSPHNVMVSYEGEVKVIDFGLAKSAARSKYTLPATVMGKLGYMSPEQVRAESVDHRTDLYSCGVVVWELLAGRPLIAPGTVGEMMAAMAQPTVPSLSELRADVDPALDAAVRRALAPAPEERYARADDFARALNEHFLRTGSSVGAEEVGNFVREICPEAFSSQRELISRLSTASTTRRTPLPPAVVLPMNTGVQFAPTGDGTPQTLIPMTPPPAQGLADTLMRPSSAQVPTVGVSPESLQLQGPGRKGWLVAISLAALGLVGASAGITAVVMTNRRPPHRVLPDGRPPFSPDQPPFGGGPHGPRGPGEHHGPHGRPPGSFDPRPAPGEPPEAPKAAPEAIAAKPSVAKPSSVTPVAARFISAENVAAIRPTAGSSYFVPQGRNSGLTPGMVLQVVEAPTRDGKAKVLGEATVREVLPRRATLSLDESARGAAKSARFVVLPEPKETPEEPPRPPSTKTEPATPTRPAAPEPRQLNGRIAQRTGPFGKKIELTNTDNLTWSGCILVTQGRDMYKLGGMAPGGSREILLSAFEKGGREVPFVNSNRLGLFCTEGEREFPFR, encoded by the coding sequence ATGGATTCTTCTCTCTCGAACCTCTCCGCGCCCGCCCCTCGTGTCCTCGGACGTTATGAGCTCGTCCAACTTCTCGGACAGGGCGGCATGGGCGAGGTCTACCTGGCCAAGATTTCCGGCGCGGCGGGCTTCGAGAAGCCCTGTATCGTCAAGACCGTCCTGCCCGCCCTGCTCAAGGACCGGCAGTTCCTCGATCGCTTCCACCATGAGGCCAAGGTGCTGGTGCACCTGGCGCACTCGTCCATCGCGCAGGTGTATGACATGGGCGAGGCCGAGGGCACCTACTACATGGCGCTCGAGTACGTGGCCGGCGTGGATCTGGCCTACCTGCAGGAGCAGGCGCGCGCCCAGGGCAAGTCCATCCCCGTTCCGGTGGCGCTCTACCTCGGCCAGCGCATCGCCGAGGGACTCGGCTACGCCCACCGCAAGATGGGTCCGGACGGGGCGCCGCTGGGGATCGTCCACCGGGACGTGTCTCCCCACAACGTGATGGTCTCGTACGAGGGCGAGGTGAAGGTCATCGACTTCGGCCTCGCCAAGAGCGCCGCGCGCAGCAAGTACACGCTGCCCGCCACCGTCATGGGCAAGCTCGGCTACATGTCTCCCGAACAGGTCCGCGCCGAGTCGGTGGATCATCGCACCGACCTCTATTCGTGCGGCGTGGTGGTGTGGGAGTTGCTCGCGGGGCGGCCGCTCATCGCCCCTGGCACCGTGGGCGAGATGATGGCCGCCATGGCCCAGCCCACCGTGCCCTCGCTGAGCGAGCTGCGCGCGGACGTGGACCCCGCCCTCGACGCCGCGGTCCGCCGCGCCCTGGCCCCCGCTCCCGAGGAGCGCTATGCCCGTGCGGACGACTTCGCCCGCGCCCTCAACGAGCACTTCCTGCGCACCGGTTCCTCCGTGGGTGCCGAGGAGGTGGGCAACTTCGTGCGGGAGATCTGTCCCGAGGCCTTCTCCTCGCAGCGCGAGCTGATCAGCCGGCTCTCCACCGCTTCGACCACTCGCCGCACCCCCTTGCCTCCGGCCGTCGTGTTGCCCATGAACACGGGGGTTCAGTTCGCACCCACCGGGGATGGCACCCCTCAGACCCTCATTCCGATGACCCCGCCTCCCGCGCAGGGCCTCGCGGACACCCTGATGCGCCCGAGCAGCGCCCAGGTGCCCACCGTGGGGGTCTCGCCCGAGTCGCTCCAGCTCCAGGGCCCCGGCCGCAAGGGGTGGCTGGTGGCCATCTCCCTCGCGGCGCTCGGTCTGGTCGGCGCCTCGGCGGGCATCACCGCCGTCGTGATGACGAACCGGCGGCCACCGCACCGGGTGCTCCCGGATGGTCGGCCTCCGTTCTCGCCGGATCAACCTCCGTTCGGGGGCGGGCCTCACGGGCCCCGCGGACCTGGCGAACACCACGGACCCCACGGCCGCCCGCCCGGCTCGTTCGACCCGCGCCCTGCCCCCGGCGAACCTCCCGAGGCCCCCAAGGCCGCGCCGGAGGCAATCGCCGCGAAACCCTCCGTGGCGAAACCCTCTTCGGTGACACCTGTGGCCGCCCGGTTCATCTCCGCGGAGAACGTCGCGGCGATCCGGCCGACGGCGGGGTCCTCCTACTTCGTTCCCCAGGGGCGCAACTCGGGGCTCACCCCCGGCATGGTCCTCCAGGTCGTGGAGGCGCCCACGCGGGACGGCAAGGCGAAGGTGCTCGGTGAGGCCACCGTCCGCGAAGTACTCCCACGGCGCGCGACACTGAGCCTGGACGAGAGCGCGCGGGGCGCGGCGAAGTCCGCGCGCTTCGTGGTGCTTCCCGAGCCGAAGGAAACTCCCGAGGAACCCCCGCGTCCCCCGAGCACCAAGACCGAGCCGGCAACACCCACCAGGCCGGCGGCGCCCGAGCCCCGGCAATTGAATGGACGCATCGCGCAGCGCACGGGCCCCTTCGGGAAGAAGATCGAACTCACCAACACGGACAACCTCACCTGGAGTGGTTGCATCCTCGTGACCCAGGGCAGGGATATGTACAAGCTCGGGGGGATGGCACCCGGGGGCTCACGGGAGATCCTCCTGAGCGCGTTCGAGAAGGGCGGGCGCGAGGTCCCCTTCGTGAACAGCAATCGCCTGGGCCTGTTCTGCACCGAGGGCGAGCGGGAGTTTCCCTTCCGGTAG